CAGAGCTGGCTCAGGAGAGCTGCCAAATGCTTTCAGAGCACCTTATGAGTACTTTGCTTAAGAATTTAGCTTCTTTCATCTGttcataaatttctttttttaaaagaccagGGCATTTGTGAGTGATCATAATCTAAAATCTGTCTGActtaaaagcttttgttttgtgggtttttcttttgttttgggtttttttgcaagaggAAGGGAATGCATTCTGCTCCAAGGGTCATTGGAAATCTGCGATgactctgcttctgcagagggCTTTCACCCTGCTTCACCCTTCTGAGTTCCCTTTCACAGTTGTTATGTAAAACAGCCCCTGTGCTATACAGTTTTTTACTTCCCAAAAGCATGAAGTTAGTTTCTCGGAGGATGGGCTTACTCTTTGTCTAGTGGTGACATATATATAATGAACATCACATGGCTTTTCTGTAAAGTTGAAAGTGTAATTCAGAGAaaggatttgttttaaaaatgaattactaCTGCTGTGCAGTGAGCATGGTTTTTATacttgaaaagatttttcagttctttagtGCTCTGTTGCTTTCCTGACAGGATTCAATCAGGGATGTCCACATCAAAGGAATAATGTACAGAGCAATTGAAGCAGATATTGGTAAGTACTAATGAGATCATCTATCAAAGCTTTTTTCACTGGTAGTATAATGATCTTTCTGGCTTCCTTGTTTAAGATTACAAATTCTAAATTTTAAAGCTTGAAAGAGTTATTTCCTCTTGTCTAAGGTGCCTTTGTTAAGTGTAACCTTATGTTCTGAGCCCTTGGTTGAACGCAGTGAAAATGCTGATGGAAAACTTTTTCaattaatactgtattttcccCAATACTCACAGAGAAATACATCTGCTATGCCGAACAAACTCGTGCGGTGTTAGCAAAGCTGGCTGATCATGGCAAGAAGATGTTTCTCATCACAAACAGTCCTAGCAGCTTTGTGTAAGTGAACAGTTGTTTGCTGTTCAActatatgtttttaaaggatGGGGAGGATGAGGTTCTTGAATGTAATTCATTATATTATTGAACAGATAACTGCACTTCTGTTATGCTTCACTGTTAATATCCCTCTGTCCTTTTTAGGGACAAAGGCATGAAGTTCATAGTCGGCAAGGACTGGAGGGATCTCTTTGATGTGGTCATTGTACAGGCTGATAAGCCAAACTTTTTCAATGATAAGCGAAGGTGGGTATTTAGTAAAGAATGATTCAAGCAGCTTATTCCAGATAAGGCTATAGagcatggtatggaatattttaatttagatgcaatgtaaaatgaaatcatATTTGCTGAAATCCTGTTTAAGGTCATTACAGAAGGCAGCAACACCCAATGCTGAAGTCCAGATATTTACCATTTCTTAGCTGAGAAAGTTCCAGTAGATGATACAGGTCTACTGGACTGAGTTAGGGTCACAGAAGCTGTTTTTAATATCTTAGCTTGTAAGCTGGTGAAGTGTGTTCCTTTCCTAATAAACCTGAGAAATTTTGGTGCCTTTCAGAATCAGCCCCTTATCTGGAAATCTCTTTCAttgcttctgggtttttttgttgggttttggtttttgtttgtttttttttttttttttagtcacaCATGATATTTAGAGGGCAGACTGGCTGACAAACTGGAGTATTTGGACTAGTTCAATTAAGTAAACACATTTGTAATGCATATACACTACTCTTACGCTTGAAAAAGACCTATTCCTTTATGTGTACTTAAGATTTGAAAGTGAGATAGAGGgtagtgggattttttttccctttacttgttttcatttaattttaagaagaaCTTTGCTGTATGTCTTGCCCCCAGTCCTCTTGCCCCCTTCTTCAGTTGTACAAAATCAGGTATTGGACAAGATTTTTACAcatcttcactttttttgtgtTCTCTTCTCTCCTTAATGGCAGACAATTCTGACTCTATGTGGGATCCCTGCCTTAGTTCTCAAAAGTTGTTCtcaaatgccattttaaatgTCATAAGCATACTGGATAGATACATTGTATTTCACTGCCTAAAGTGAAAGTTTtggagctttgctttttctgtctatTACAAAATGTTCAGATGCTAGagagcatgttttccttttgaaagatgaatatttttaatactaaaatttTAATCTTCTCCTAAAAAGTGACAGAATTTCTACAGTAATGTAACAAGCGTATATAATTCTATTCTAGACCATTTCGGAAGGTGAATGAAAGGGGAGTGTTGCTTTGGGACAAAATTCACAAGCTGCAGAAAGGTCAGATTTACAAACAGGTACGCTTTCAATAAACTCTTTCAGTTCAAATTTAATACCTATTTCCTAGAATCGCAAGCTTCTTTAGATATCATAAAGGCTTCTAAAAGGTAGATATGTTCTTTAAGAGCGTTATTTTAGTGATTGAAGCGGTACAAATTCACTGTTGGTATTGTATGTCTGAAGTTTACTTGCCTCTTGAAGTGACAGTATTACTGAAATCGCCTGTAAAATTTGGGATTCATGATACATAAACCGAGGATAAGATTCttgatatgaaaatatttttagcgGTGtactaaattccttttttatgcCTATGAAGGTGCAAGTTGCATGCCACTACAATGTATGTATCATTGTTTCCACAGGGTAACTTGTATGAATTCCTGAAACTTACTGGCTGGAGGGGCTCTAAGGTTCTCTACTTTGGTGATCACATTTACAGTGACTTGGCAGTAAGTAGTTACTTCCGCAAAATAGGATAAAAGGAGAGGCTTTTTGTTAGTTTCCCTGTCTTCCTCCCCAGTTGTTCAATATAACATACTTTCATTTGAGATTTCTAAATACAACAAAGTTTGAGTTGGTAGTTAAGCCATATTGCTTTTCTTGCAGTGAAGAAAATTGGTGCCGTAAAAGGCCAACAATATTTTCCACCTGACTTGTAGCATTTAACTTATTTACAAACTACACTCAGGAATGTGTGAGTTTGTAATACTGATCCAGATACTGATTGTGTCAGATGTAACAGAGAGTAAACACAGATATCCAAACGTACAGGATATGGCTGGTTTGGATGACATTTACTACGGAGTGTAATAAGAGCTgaatgaaattctgttttgaatgCAGGAGGCGAACTTCCTGTCACTAACAGTaaactttctttcttcctgagaTCTTGCTATGGTTTGTAGGCCCACTGTCCAGGTACTTTCTTACTACCTTATGAACAAATGTACTGTTAACTGTTACTTTAGAGTAAGTGACCACCACTTAACTCTTTTGTAATTGATTGTATATGAATGCCTGGGTATGACTTTCCACTGCCAAGCGGTGGTAACATGGTTCAGCAGCAGCGGATGTTAACGTTTTTGCCCcgatctgcttttaaaaagaaaagtaagtttGGGTGCTTCAGAAGGCTGAGGGCTAAAGGAAGGAGGATGCAGCTCTCTCCTTCTCTGGCACAATGGAGGAGAGAGCACAGGTGGCAGCTGCCTTGTCCTGTACTTGTCAAGAGGAACTTGAATAGCTGGGGGTCCCGATACAATCCTTCTGTCAGCTGAGTGTATGGGTAAATACCACAAACCCAACACATGGTTTTCTCCAGATACTTCTCACAGCAGCAGAGGTCTCATGAACAAGAGGAATTTCCTACTCTTTGTTTTAAACCTAATGAATTAGTGCTTATTTGCAAGTGCTTATCTGTTCTTTGTCTCCCTCTTTTTAACAATGTGGGATTTGAAGCTTACTCTGAAATCAAATTCTATTGCCTATTGGCACAGTTAAGTCCCACTGTTTAATGTTTCTGCTTATACATAAGAAGCAATTAAATTAGTGCCCCTTTGGGATAAACAGTGGTCAAATTCTTCAGTTCCTTTAAGTAGTTCCTTTTAAGACTAATACTTATATTTTGTAATTCTTGGTAAATAGGATTTGACCCTGAAGCACGGCTGGCGCACTGGTGCAATTATTCCAGAGTTACGATCAGAGATTAAAATCATGAACACAGAGAAGTACATTCAAACCATGACCTGGCTGCAAACCTTGACAGGATTACTGGAACACATGCAGGtttgttctgtgtgtgtgtaatcAGCTCTGTATAGCAGAAGGGATCCAGCCAAGTTTCTAAATGCTGGGCAATGACGTTGCGAGTGCTTTATGTCTCATTAAAGTTCACCAGTTTGACTGtagataaataaatgcaattatttgTGTGGCTAGTTAATAAAAGTTTTCTCAAAATCTTGTCCCCTTCCTCCACTGGTCAGCCTGGATTGATTCctgctttcatttgtttaaaatgcgTGTGGATAACTTCTGTATACTGATCTCCTGAAGCATTGCTCTTGTCCTGTTAGCTGGTAAGGGTTTATTAATGGAAAGGCTCATTGACAAGTGCATCCTTAGTTACCTGTTATCCATACTTTACATTCCAGGTTCACCGTGATCCTGATTCACAAATGATTTTAGAAgaatggaagaaggaaagaaaggaaatgaggTAAGACACGGGAGATGAAGAATTTGCAATATGCTTCATGGTAGCCAGTGTTTTATGTGATGTCTTCCACAGGTTTCTTCAGAATTTCTCTCCATCCCTGATGTATATTCCCTGGTAGTTCCAGACCTTCTAAAATTGTCTGTGTAAAGCAATATTCTACTTGTCTTTTGTGCAGCTCTTCTCCCTTCTGACCCTTCATGCATATGAACCCCTTTTCCCTGTTCCCCTTCTTTGGAACAGATGTTAGTTTTCTGTATGAAAGGGTAACATCATATCAAATACTTTTCCTTCTCGTCTCAGTTCTCCTGTCCCTTTATGTTCAGCTGTCACTGTTGCTATTGATTACACAGCTTTACTTCTGcatgatttaaaaatgtgtttctgtatcAAGACTTAGGtcacttcaggtttttttagatgattttttcaaattacataCAATACATTTTAGAATACGCAGAAACTGGGCTCTGCACTAGACTAGCAGTGGACTCATCACAAAGATAAGTAATAGGGCTAAAACTCCTAAAAATCTGTTATCGTGAAGGAGCAATGCCTAAATGCAGGGTGTGTGAAGTGTGTAGTTGGCAAGGCCAACAGCTGTACCACCAGCAGCTTTCCCCAGAAATGTGGAagtaaatgaaatggaaatgataCTTGGCAGTGACTAATAATAGAAGTTAATTCCAAGATGCGTTTAAACTTTTTGTGTACATTAAGCCAAAGCTttgtggtttttggttgtttttttttttttttttaaagtcttttatcTTTGGGACAAGTGGATGTCATTAGGATTTAGATGAAGCCAGAAGGTGTCTTTCACAAACTCTAGAAAGGAAAGCTTGAGATACCATGTTTCTGAAGTCAGAAGCAACTTATCACTGGTGGTAGTGGGAGAAGTGTGAAGCTCTTTTGTTCGTTACTGTGATTGCTAGATCTGGGCTACATAAGTGCAAGAGGTGCAAACATTTCTTACGTGGTGCATTTAAGTGTTTTGAAGTGCAATGGTAAGAGAATAATGCATAGAACAGATTGTAGGAACTGCTTGCTTCAGGTTCTGGGTGCTAGCTGGTAGAGAGATGTGTGCAGGTGTGTtcattctctttgttttcttttttggggggacagGGAGATGAACAGGAATTTCTTCAACGCACAGTTTGGAAGCTTATTCAGAACTGATGAGAATCCAACTTACTTCTTAAGACGTCTCTCTAGATTTGCGGATATCTACATGGCATCATTGAGTTGTCTCTTGAACTATGAGCCTGATTACACGTTTTATCCAAGAAGGACTCCTTTGCAGCATGAACTTCCTGGCTGGTCAGACCAGCTGTGTACTGGTACATTCAGAATACCTTTCCTACAAGAGACAGTTCAGATCAAATAAACACTTGGcagcttccttttaaaatgtgcaaatattatctttttctttcttttttgaatgtacatgtattttatttaagttgcttaaatctgttctcttgATTTAGGTGTAATTCATACTTGTTCTCATGAGTGTTGTAcctattttctcctctcctgctcGGAGATATAAAAACTCCTTTTACACACGGAAGAGATGATGGACTGCCAAAATAGCagtgggctgggagggagggcaCATTTAAGGGGAAGGACCGGTGGTGTTCTGGGGtggttggttttgttccttGGAAATTTCGATCTGCAGCCTTGTGGTTTACAAAGACAGACATGTACTCTCTGTTCTGGCCCTCTTCAGCCCTCCAGCTGGAGCCTGTAGTGGATCTTGGCACTGAAAAGCTTAAATCCAGTATTAGTAATTCAGTGATACACAGTTAGTAGCAAGTTTACGGTGAGACTGAGAAGGATGGTCTATGCATCTTAACTTTCCTTGCTGCCATAGCTAGAGCCTTATCTGTACCTGAACTAACCGCTGTAATGTTGGCGTGGCTCTGCTGCATTGCAGTGATTACAGAGCTGGCAGGCTCAGGCTGATGGGCTTTTTCTCCTGTCCATGCAGTTTCTGTTCTTGTAATGTCTGTGCTTGGCTGTCGGTGGACCTGAGCCTAAAACTGAAAGTGACAGTACCTTGGGCCGCTTCAGCTTCCTTTTGTTAATTTCTAGGcacctttctttttaagtttcaaaacactttaaatatCCACTCTCTAATAATAAAGCCATTTCAAGAGGTcttgcattttgcatttcaaagtgGAGGCAGATCTCTGTCAGGCTTTAGACTGATCCTAAATGCTGCTTGTTAAAATTTTAAGTGTCTTACAGTGGTATGTAATGTGGTTATGCTGTTCCCTAGAAGAGAAGATATTTCATATAGCCTTCAGTAATGGACTTTTACAGTCAAAAGTAAACACGCACAATAGGCAAatgagttaaaagaaaaatgaaggaatgagaaaatgaaaaccagagtTTTCGGATGACATTTTTTTAGCTCAAGCCCCAAAAGCCGAATTGGGCGTGGTGGACAGTTTGCATCAAGCAAAATCATTTTGGTGGCGCAGATTAGAAGTTTTATTGAATTATTGAAATTGCAGATAATGCATGAACACAAACTCTGAGTAGTATATATATTCCAAAGATGTGAGCTGAAAAATGTCTATTTTGCACAAGGAAAACATCTGTTGATGTGTTTCCTCAAACAGGCACTTTATAGAACTGCTATGtagttgtttttaaacaaggatgctttcctttctctgcatcCAAAgcagacctttttttttgtttttttttaactggtgcTTCCCACCCCAGCCATTTTAGAAGGCATTAtatgattaatatttttcaaattttagttattaaaggctctgtttttaaaagcatataaCTAACAAAATATATAGCATTTGGTATTCTTTATTTTGGGGATATCACTTGCTTCCTACCATGATTGTCAGGTAAACAAACTTTTGGTGACCAAaagttttcttgtttggttttcttttatttaaccTGTATTATGTGCAAGTACCTATATTGAATTTCACATGTAGTATCTTTCCTATTCTTAAAAGTATGTTTGCAAAGTAAAGAATGTATTCTGATCTAGCCTGTACAATTTCATAAGTAGTTTTCCTGTATGCTTGAAATCAGTCTGAAGTCCTCAGAGGTGGTTATAGATTTTATGTTCATGGTTTTCTTGTGCTCCTGTTTCAAACTTGACATGGAACACTcctgaagtgtgtgtgtgtgttatttaAACAGATGAATATACTTGAAATGAGTAAGTTCATCTGACAGTCCTGCTGTTTTGCTGGAAGAAGAAGATAAAGTTTTGCAGGAAGTTAAGTTTGGCTTTATCAGGAGACTTGTTGGTGGGGCTGTGCAAGAAATATTTAGCATAACTTGATAATGAAATGTGGGGATGGAAACACCCAGATTTGCCTTCAGTTCTTTATCCTAATGCTTAGCTAGAACCGAACTTGGTGTTACGTGTGTGTAGCACCTCTCATGCTGAAGAGAATTCAatgcactgtttaaaaaaaaaaacaaacaacccaaaaaaccaaaccccaaaccactgtACATTCTCTGTCTTACTACCAGCAAATAATAATATTGTTACTCAGTCGTGCATTATTGAATTTGCTAACGTTTTGTTGGTTATAGCTCTGtgatatttattcttttaaagctGGCTAGGAGTCAGTTTGCCTAATTTACCTGTGTTAAGCAGGAACAGTAATGTTATCCATGTAAtacatgttttgtttcaagattattttctcctctccaccATCTTTTCTCTTAACTTACAAATCAAACTTCTGTACAAAGCTATGTTACAACAGCCAGCTGAAGGAAAATCTCATTTATATTGCATGACTTCTTGAAATAAACAAccttgcatgaaaaaaaaaaatatgggagGGTTATGTTCCTTTAAGACGACCCAACTACGTATAATATGAATTTAAGTGagaattttaaagtatattatttatttttcagtgctagAATGCTGctctttaacttttaaaaatgtcttgcaTTTTTGTAATGATTTCACCTTGGCGCTCTCTGCATTACTTATTTTAACCTTGTTATATTACTGACTTCAAAGAGATTTTTGAGCATGTTTAAAGGGCAGTGtctctattttcattttgggaGTATAGTTCATTTGAACACCAAAGCAAGAAgaaattttcattctgttctaTAAAAAACACAGAGGATAATAGTCTGTCAATAAAAGAAGAGTTTAATGAGCTGTAGAACTTTTTTtgtgataaaaatatttaatgattattacaaaaataaatgcttggACTTTATCTTCTGGTCCCTACGAGCCTTAATATTTTGGGTgactggggagaaggaaagaacatGAGTTGTATTAATTGCAAAACTCTGGGGGGGAAAACTCCCCtaaatatgtgtgtatgttttcagtgtgtttgtgttctaaattttttaatatttcataggTAAAAAGAAGCAAGCATGCGTAGGGGGGCAAGGGAAGGAGTCAGGGAAATGACTTTTAGATTCCCTTGGTTGTGCTTGATAGCTGTGTCAACAGCCCCGGATTTGTCTGCATACCTTGTTCTGCTGGGAGGCATCCTGGGGTTGCTCTCAGAGGTAAGGAATGCTTTCCTGGAGTTGAcaccttccctcctgccccccatgCACAGTAGACACCAGGAAGCGTATCACAGGGGAACGTTACTGCTGCTAGCaagaaaatcttccttttcttgctttttttggtttctaCAGTGTTCTCACAATTTGCTATGATATTAATGTTTTGAGGGAAGGAAACAACAGTGAATCAAACTCGAGTTTGATTCACTTCTAATAGTACGGTGAAAATTGCAGCTGTTACTGCTGCGTGTCGGTTGAAAGGCAATGTTAACGTGCTTGGTAAAAGTATGGTATGTGAACAAGCAGgtagctgctgctcctctcagACCTAAAAAACTGAATGTGGACATGACATGGCGAGGGTATGTTCATCTTCATTGTCTACTTGCCACAAAAATGGCTCAAGTAAAAATTACTATTTGAATGCTCTCATGTCACCTGTATTTCTTGCTAAAGCTGCTACAATTACTGTTTCCCTTTGTACACTGAGGGGAGATGTAAACAAAACACAGTCAAGTtcaaggaaagacagaaaacctaGAGGAGGCAAGGGGGGCAGACAGGATAGTTGTGTTTCCTGCTGCTGAAATTCTTGCAAGAAAGTATACTAGCAAAAAATCCCCTCGGTTTAAAAATAGAGGTTTAACACATGTTCTGTTTCATGCTTGCCAGACGTAGTTGTAACAGAGCCAAAATGAAAGTGTAGAGCCTGGAGTACTAGTAAATTTAGGGTATTTGCCAGGTTAGCAGCCCTGTGTGTTTGAGGCCATTTTAAAGTCTCtgaagaagaataaaagcagTTAAATAGCAGGCTAGTGAAAGTCTACTTTTCACAGAGGTGTCTGTCTGCTTCTGGGTAGGTTAGTCGAGACTCAGTTTTGCATTTGGCACTCATAGTTGGTATAGCTGAGATCCAGCCAACACTTCTGAGGTTGGTAACTCTGTGAACTCTAGACTGCATCTTAAACAAAGCTGTGctctttggtttttaatttgtaaCAAGATTTCATTCCCTACAACCTGTAGGTGCTGTTTTTTCACAGTAAGTGTAAatagaaatgtgttttataatTGACTAATGCCGAATTCAGTCTTTAATTTTGATCATGAGGACCAGTCATCACAAGCTGCTGGTCATCCGAATCCtgtaaaatagaagaaaaagaaaacagacttgaaCATTGAGTTAAGAAATGAAAGTCACTTTTTGGCAAATTTGC
The nucleotide sequence above comes from Buteo buteo chromosome 19, bButBut1.hap1.1, whole genome shotgun sequence. Encoded proteins:
- the NT5DC3 gene encoding 5'-nucleotidase domain-containing protein 3 isoform X2; translated protein: MAAAAAAARSLLLAAGRRGRVLPAAGAAPYCTVAPQERRQPPPPDMKGYLWSRYKEAKRVTKELVPSIMSNMLNPDAIFSNNELSLSDIEIYGFDYDYTLVFYSKHLHTLIFNAARDLLINEHRYPAEIRKYDYDPNFAIRGLHYDVHRLGTVYRGLSVVPDEEVIAMYDGSHVPLEQMSDFYGKSSHGNTMKQFMDIFSLPEMTLLSCVNEYFLKNNIDYEPVHLYKDVKDSIRDVHIKGIMYRAIEADIEKYICYAEQTRAVLAKLADHGKKMFLITNSPSSFVDKGMKFIVGKDWRDLFDVVIVQADKPNFFNDKRRPFRKVNERGVLLWDKIHKLQKGQIYKQGNLYEFLKLTGWRGSKVLYFGDHIYSDLADLTLKHGWRTGAIIPELRSEIKIMNTEKYIQTMTWLQTLTGLLEHMQVHRDPDSQMILEEWKKERKEMREMNRNFFNAQFGSLFRTDENPTYFLRRLSRFADIYMASLSCLLNYEPDYTFYPRRTPLQHELPGWSDQLCTGTFRIPFLQETVQIK
- the NT5DC3 gene encoding 5'-nucleotidase domain-containing protein 3 isoform X1, with product MAAAAAAARSLLLAAGRRGRVLPAAGAAPYCTVAPQERRQPPPPDMKGYLWSRYKEAKRVTKELVPSIMSNMLNPDAIFSNNELSLSDIEIYGFDYDYTLVFYSKHLHTLIFNAARDLLINEHRYPAEIRKYDYDPNFAIRGLHYDVHRALLMKIDAFHYIQLGTVYRGLSVVPDEEVIAMYDGSHVPLEQMSDFYGKSSHGNTMKQFMDIFSLPEMTLLSCVNEYFLKNNIDYEPVHLYKDVKDSIRDVHIKGIMYRAIEADIEKYICYAEQTRAVLAKLADHGKKMFLITNSPSSFVDKGMKFIVGKDWRDLFDVVIVQADKPNFFNDKRRPFRKVNERGVLLWDKIHKLQKGQIYKQGNLYEFLKLTGWRGSKVLYFGDHIYSDLADLTLKHGWRTGAIIPELRSEIKIMNTEKYIQTMTWLQTLTGLLEHMQVHRDPDSQMILEEWKKERKEMREMNRNFFNAQFGSLFRTDENPTYFLRRLSRFADIYMASLSCLLNYEPDYTFYPRRTPLQHELPGWSDQLCTGTFRIPFLQETVQIK